The region CTGAACCCTTCTCTTTACTTCCTGATGATGGACCTGTAATGGGCTGCTGTACCATCTCATGCCAAGCACACCTGGAATAAAATGCAACAATCTGGTTAATGGAACAGTACACTCTTAGGCCTGAAGTATGGTGTAAGTTGggccacggtctaactctgtactGAAATAATGGGATGCCTAGCTCTGGGGACCTCGCCACTTCAGTGGCGAGGTCCTGAACTCAACCTATCATTATCAACGAAGTACACAAATTCACGATGTTTCGCAttatattacatttaaaccaatGATCATAATCAATTAAATATCTGACAAATAGGATTGATCTTACCTAAACAAACTGACCCCAAACCAGGTTATCCTTAACACGGAGAGAATTCAATGGAATCGTTCAAAAGAGCATCAATTTTTTTCCCCAGATTTTGTCCCAATTGCACTATCGCCATGTTTAAGGTAATGCGAAAGAAGGTTCAGCGCATTCGAATATCTCTAAGATGTCGTCACTGCTTTTACAACACAGTTTAATGAATATGCACAGCAAGAATAGATATGGAAACTTTTTTGCAAATCACAACTTGCCTCGATATCATTCAATTAAATCGTGATTTAGGTATATAGTAATTCAATActatttataaattttgatttaggaaaatgtatatattcatgaaaaaaaatatgtatttcaactatatgtttattttgttttatatatttttttgctttgcttttttaaaaatgttgacaTGTGTTTATTCTCTCtatatctctctccttcttttcattattcttaTGCATTGTTTGTCAGGGGATGAAGCATGGCTGAGTGTGTGTTTTCTTGgtgtttgtgtattttttaataacttcctcaaatcattttgattaaatggtACTAAAAAGGAACAAAATCACTCTCAGCTTTAGATTTATCAATACATTATAGTATGTTTGTGTTTTATGGTTATATTCATAGAAACTTTGAGAACACGTAgaagattttattttgtatttctacatgtattccctttgtaattataaattattaaagaaatatgtacagaaaagtaaaaaagggtgtaaaaCGAAGATGATGCATGAGTGCGCTGTGCTGGCGTAAATCCCaggaaggtggggggggggatatgtaTCAAGGCCTGGCTGTTTGAAGCTGTTTCCTTTATTCACTCGGTTGAATGTGGGACGGAACATTGTACCCCCACAGTTaaatgaaggaataaagaaaatttcattaaacaaatcTCGACTGTTTAATCCTCAAATGCTTGCTATGATATAAtgacttattcatttttattttcttctggaGTTTCATTTCAGTATAGACAATTACCCTTATTTTCTAGTTGATTCATTTTATTGAAACAACTGAAGTAAGTTTCAGATTTCAGTCTCTGTCATAATTGGAGACGCTAAGCTTGATCTCATACTATTGTTATACATACCTCTAATTTAGTATTTTCAAAACAAGACTATTAAAATAGCCATAAAATCAATGATagtcctttaaaggtcaagtccaccccagaaaaatgatgACTTGAAACAttagagaaaatccaacaaacaatattttgaaaatttcatcaaaatcggatgtaaaataagaaagttctgacatttcaaagttttgcttatttttcacaaaatgaatacatgcaTAAGTgacattcttttgttttttattgtttgaattacccagtacataatatttcaatttttacaaatatgacaataaggacaaacttAACTGAACCATTAATTACTAAAATGGTAATTCTACATAttcagtgaaaaataaaattgtgttcgggctgccgcattatacattatattgtaTTGTATATTATTGTATTCTTTAAGCTCACTGTGTTTTCACCAATGCTTTTTATATGATCGAATAAAAACTGTTCAAGGTTAGGACTACGGTACAGATAGACAGGAAAGTCAAAATGCAACCGCACTTAAAGTTTATGCAATGTGACTACAGGGTCAAGGTTAAGAAAGTAATCACGGTGCTTGGCAGTTCCAGCTGAAGCATTACACAATAAAGGGACTCACCTCTGAATCATCTTGGAAGACAGGAGGGCATGGCATCGTTCCTCAGCACCCGTCACCTCTGGTCCTTCGTAGAGCACTTTGAGGAGGCTTGAACCTAGAACTGTCAGGCCGAGAGCCAAGTCAGCAACAAATGGGAGGCCACTGGTGCAGTCCTCGGATGATTCCTGGGTGAGGAAATGTGCATTCATTAGATCGTAGTACAACAAAAAGTAGGCAGACCAAGGAGATGGGCCTGTGGCAACATGAAGACCATGAATGCCAGATGAATTCTTGACAGTATGGTGGTACCCTTACCAAGCAATCATAAAGTTTTGTTGTATCACTGACCACTTTGCTTATAAAGCTCTAGTCATTCCCGTCTTGACCCTACTATACCAAGTAGAGACATAACCACTCCTACAAGTCAACtcgtgtgaaaacagaaaaatcaaagaacaagATCAATTTAAGTTTGAGAGAaattggaaaataagaaagctacGGGAATTTGAATGTTGAGATACCCAATAGAATTgataaaaagacaattttttttttagtactaGAGTAACACAGAAATTGTTGATATCATACACGTTGGTCAATTGCCAATGgtaggatctccatagcattagtgatcaacAACATTCAAACACTCatgattttataatttcttcAACTTTTCTCAAGCTCCCATTGATTGTTTCTTTGATGcatctgtttcataaaattcagCTGGAATCAAGGGTTTTCCTTCTCTTTTGAAGGTTCTACATACATGAACAAGTAAACCCATCTGGATGAAGCTCACCTGCGCTCTGACTGTGCAACTAAACCCCCACAGGGCCTTGTCAGGAGTGTTGTGCTCGCGACCACTTCTCATCTCAAAGTTAAATGTAACAGTGTCACCTTCAACctaaaaaacattcaaaaccagaaaataaatattactaTAAATAATAGGAGCATACTAACATGTGATAATTCtggtaatgtacatgtacatataaatcataattaaacaataacatttatttcattcttagcCCTATTGATCACAAacttttgtgttacagagcctcAGACTTATAAAGTTCCACCCATAGTacgactacatgtatatgacaagAAGCTACTCAAATTAATAAGGTACCGAAGTCATGATGTCATGAGTTTTGGGTAGGTGTTTTGGATGATAAGAGCTGCCAATCATAATtgttaaaaatcatattttctttttcttctgatCTTATTTTCAAtcccatttttattcaaaatgttataattttgaaacacaTTCCCAAAATTATCATTCTTACGAGATTCAAAAATCCTAAATCTAGGGGGGGAATGCTATTTAAAGTCACTTTCCCCTTAAAAATCTGTCTAATAGGATAAATCCTACTAACTGGCAAATCTGCATGATGAAAAGCATCCACAGCCAAATTTGTGTGGGAGATGATTGAATGAATCATGGAGGCTCAGTATGTGGTTGCATAAACatcattaaaatcattcaaattggCCTGGCTCCGAACAGTCCTGAACTAGGCAattatgaaatcatgaaatatcatttgaaaACGCTGAAATGTTAGTATTCTAAGCATTGCTAAAGCATGCCAAGAAAACTTGTTAATACATGAATATGCATTAACAACTTTTTTCTTGGAGCAGTAATCATACGACAAATCAAAAGCAATCAtgggaaaatgaaaagtaatCATAGGAAAATTAAAAGTAATTACAGGAAATCAAAAGTCAATTAAAAACCCCTTATCAACAGTAGGTATGAATCTACAGTAGGATCAAATCATTGATTAGGAAGTAATCATATCAATCTCCTTCAGGCCAAAACAAGTTTTTTTACAtgcattttggttaaaaaagtTGCCCccttaatatttttgtataaatgCTTAACTTAAAAGCTGATTGTAGAAGAAAAATGGTGCATTTGAGTTTGATGTACAGTTTCTCTAATGCAAGGGCAATTTCCTTGAAGtatgaatttaaataaaatgtccCAATATAATTATCTTCAGGGCGTTTTAGCTGTGCATTGTGCATATTTTAGTCTGCAAGATTTGCCTGTGCAGTATTGTATGATACACAGAAATCTGATAAAGCCCCCATGCAGGCTAACTTACAAAACCTCTTTTGCAATATTGTGCCTTACTGCATAGTCTAATACTAACTatcattaaagatgaaaataatcGTATTGGATGAGTTCCATTCATTGTAGATGAGTGCAATATTGACCCTTTTTAGTTTGTGGAATATTTCAGATATCCCATTCTTTCTTAGCtttcaatataataaaaatcaaatgaaatttcaCTACAATCTATATTGCCAATGAATACTGAAAGAATTATATCTGATCTGAAATAAAATCCTGagcatacaaaaaaatatgttcccATACAGCAAAGGAGAACCAATCATATTGCTTTGTGaaatgaaatcagaataaaaaaattatccaatAATGATTTGTCCATCACAATATAACCAGGGAATAGTGTATTGTATAATCATGATATGACAAATTCAGATTCATCATTATCTTTAAGTTACTTTGCACAGAAAGGTTCTGTAATCAAATAGCCGCTCCCACTCccattttcaggcagaaaaaaCAAGAGTACTTAATAGTGTAgatgaataaattatttgtattgcACTCTAGTGAATATGTTTCATCAGCATATCGGAAGGAAGCAAATAGAAATTTTTTCAAGTACACAATCTACAGAAAAGTACACAAAAGGAAGGAAACTGCAACAGAACAAAAGGTCAACATCTTTTTAGTAATGCATGCTTCACTtaagaagaaaaacaaggaaaacaCTTTACAATGTGTCATAGATGTAAAGTGTAAATACCTTCCATATAAAAGTTAAAGGAAAATATGTGACAATTTGCCAAAACTTGCACAAACAAGGAATTAAGTAGGAGAAccattttatattcaaaagatGATTACAAAATGACTTAAATGCATGCATGGACaagtatgtattttatttcatatgaaaggGTCATATTTTGCATGTGTCGATGAAGCAAATATTGCAAACATATCAATATCACAaaaattcattatgaaatattttgtgtaatattTTAGTTACTGAATTTCAATCAGAATGTTGAGGGTCATTACCCAGCCAAGTCTTAACATCAtctaattattgattgattgagtgagtTTTATTGACTTCAAGGTACATAATCTGAGATCTTTTTATAACAATTTTGCTCAAACCAAtattacatgtacctacatgtacatgtatcacacTTGAATGATGCAGAACAAAATGTcacagagaaaaataaaactaatttaCCAAAATTCAATGATTCGTTGAAGGCCCTGTCACAGCATCCTGTGCAAGCCCGCAGGTCGCCCACTTCGACAGTATCTCACATGTGCAAATTATTAGTCTCCAACtctatttccttgtattatcgTTTTTCATTAGATTTTTCTTTGTATTGGTATAGTGTATTATTTTACCCATTctccccttctcctcctcctccttcttctcctcctcttttttctcctcctcttcttgaTCCTCCTACTTCTCCTACTCCTTATCCTCCCTTTTCCTTGTCtcgttattatttttctttgactCTTTTCAGGGTGCTACagaactttttagaagcactttcCCGGTTGgacaagtaaatttttaaatagttggaatatacttgcccaaaaatctgtttcactcgccagaaaaaaatccttgaaatagagtcttacctcttcaaaagaaagtattgtggttttataaaccattgaaaatcttttctctcttttgacatgaactgatgaaCCTTGTTATTTTGCATggctttttccaaagtgattttatcttgcccactatgaccaaaattagggtcgacatcatgttaaaaatattgaccctaattttggtcattccaCTGTGATAATTTTGCttacccaatttgggcaagtagttttggtctttatttcaaaacacttgcctaACTATTACTTGCCCCAGCCAATTGGGCAAGTTCTTAATATATAGCACCCTGCTCTTTTCTTCTACTTCTCATGACTTTAATGACTTGAAATGAAGTTTAATCTCTGAGGAGACTGTTGTGTCCAGTGATTTGAACAGTATACAGTTGCCTATGACAGGGCCAATACCTTGATCTGAAGTAACCTTATGCAAAGTCTGAAGTCagatttaaattatgaaatcttacatccatgacatttttttaaaatggcaatggaattcatttttttctagtaACTTCTGATAAATGAAGATTTGTAGAAATACTTAGTTTGTAGGTGGGGCAAACCACAAATTATGCAGAGTATTCAATCCAGCCAGAAAATGTGAAGACATTTTAACTACAGGGTCAGGATGTGTCTTTCCTCCTTTTATGTAATTTCCTGAAGTGAAATTTGAGCCAAAAAGATAAGCAGAAATTATACCTATAGGATTTCCGACCTCCCAGCAGTACAGCCTGTTCGGTTGGATAGATCACGAAACGAGACAGTCAAACTGTCaacaaattacaattaaaaatCTAACTGTCaacaaattacaattaaaaatCTAAAACAAATCTTGTCATTAAAGCAGTCACACACAGGAatccttttcttcatttataCTTACATTGATCAGTAATAAACGAGACAAAGGGAAATGCAGAGAAGCCAATGTGAAAAATGCACAGAGCATTTTGtagcaggtgggtgtttcataaagcttttctcAAGTTACGAACAAATTTACTGACGACTTTACAAATGACTAGTGACCCTTTCTTAGGAACTAAATCAGCATCATTGAAAATCTGGTGTGTATCATTTTCCacaaaaaggatcaccagtcgtttgtaaagtcgcttgtaacttacaaacagctttgaaacacccacctggattcCTACAATCAGATAAGCAGAGCTGCCACCCTGGGCcccgtctaacaaagagttacgattgatccaatcaacgtcactctatggaaatccaccagtgtcatgattttttctacaggaaatttgtaaaatgtcctttgaaaacaaaggagaacacatcaaattgtcaagaaatcaatgaatttatggatatacattcatatttagaaaattttatgaacaaacatgcatttttacattgtgACATcactggccgtccatagttgcgattgatcgcatCAATCACATCTCTTTGAAAGACAGGTCCCTGATCAAGAAATGTCAGTATTTCAAACAGGTGAAACAGCTGAAAaaatttttaatgagaaaatcataattttcaaagCAATACCATAGGATGACACACAGACCTAAACtttatcagtattttgcatggaaccatcaatattattatctttttcaGTACTGtttactgaaaatcagtacaaGTTTGCAGATCTGGAAAAAGCAGACTTTTATAAGATGCCTACTGGTAATCGATCCAACCAATTGACATATCTATTATGTAATTACGGTATTTTCCCACATAACAAACTTATTTGATATTTGGATGTACATGAACCCTTTAAAACTACACTTTTTCTCCCTAAAAAGATTCATGCCAGTAGAATCTCCCACTCAACAGGATATACAATTAAGTAGTCTGCAATTACTAAACCCAACTTAGAAGTATAATGCATTCCATGgagttaaattttaaaaaagagagatCTTCTCAGTCTTTTTTAAAgagattttgaaaatgaatttgaaaatgttttctttttcttttttttaatgtcaggGTAGTTTTTAAGTTGATGATTTTTGAGTGAGAGTACTCAAAACAGGTTTGTATATGGAGACTATTCTCAATTACCCGCAGCTTTGAATGAACCATTCCCACTTCCCTGAGCAACATCCTTCCCAAAACTAAAAACCAAATTTGGTATATAAGTGGGAGTAAACTGGAGTCTCTAATTTAATGAGGTTTGGTATAAAAGTCACCATCACACCAACCCTTTGGCGCTCCATCAAGCATTACAAATACCATCAACAGAATACTCTGTGGATTGATACATGTTTAGTCTGCTTGTCAACAACCATCAAAAGGCAATTGACAAAGAGTTTCACTAGATTTCTGTACTGGTAATAAACAGGGGTGAAGTATTTGTCTCTGTAAGATCAAAAGTGGACAAATATTGGAATTCAAGATGGATCTCGAAAGTGCTTTTGAAGAAGGTTTCGACGAGGATATGTTTTCAAACATGACAAATTACAACGGAACAGCAGGGGTCAATTATCCAACGAGAGTGGTACTTGCTATTGCGTTCCTGATCATGACCGTGGTTGGCATAGTGGGCAATGTCTTTGTGATTGGTGCGGTGATACTGTCTCGGAGGCTCCAGACACCGATGAACGCCTTTGTGGTGAATCTTGCGGTGGCCGATCTCCTGGCCTGTGTCACGTTCCCTACTCAGGCTGCAAGTTTGCTGGTGGGCTACCCTGTTTGGTTGTGTGTAATTACAGCACTCATGGACATCACCTCCCTTGGATGCAGCCTCATCACCATCACGCTGATCGCAATCAATCGcttcatcctcatcaccaaGACTAAGAACGTCTATCAGAAAATGTACACTCCTATGAACCTGGGGATCATGATTGTGATCGCCTGGGTGATAGGTCCTCTCTGCATGATCCTGGCATCTTCCAGGGTCTGTGG is a window of Lytechinus variegatus isolate NC3 chromosome 2, Lvar_3.0, whole genome shotgun sequence DNA encoding:
- the LOC121408601 gene encoding mu-type opioid receptor-like; amino-acid sequence: MDLESAFEEGFDEDMFSNMTNYNGTAGVNYPTRVVLAIAFLIMTVVGIVGNVFVIGAVILSRRLQTPMNAFVVNLAVADLLACVTFPTQAASLLVGYPVWLCVITALMDITSLGCSLITITLIAINRFILITKTKNVYQKMYTPMNLGIMIVIAWVIGPLCMILASSRVCGVYLVKHGAGYLSWLVPILLIATLVIILVCYILIFLFIKRHVARSMATSKRLDISITKNLLYVVCAFYACVLPFTIVVSTGRFFIPPAALVTVETFFTVILYMNSVVNPIIYAARHPIFKPIFVYMIKRQWYNIPEPSRLAKSFGTDQRDGHSLDKSISSSVKTELTSAYV